The window GCATCACTCCGCCGAACACCTGCGATCGACTCGTTGATTGCTATCACACTATCGGACCTATAGTAGCGGGGCCGATGTCCGATATTCACTCACTTCGCCGAGTTTTTCTCCGCGTTTGACTCCTTCAGCTCGCCCGAGGCACCCGAATGCCATGAATTCGCTGTGGCATCTCACTATGAGTAACCAGCATAGGGGGCCGGACCGCCCGTGACGAGGGGGTGAAGGATGCGCACGCATGAGCGAGGTGCCGCATCGGTGACGCAACGCAGGCGGTGGTGTCACGCGGATCGTCCGAACGGTGAGAGGCACCCACCCGGAGTTCGCGTCTCGACACCGACGACAAAACCGGGCGGAGGGACCGGTCTCCGGCGACGACCGGCACAGCAGGTCGCCGGGACATCGGGACGTCGGGACACCCGAACGCCGCAGCCCGGTGGGCGGCTCTCCGGACGGACGGGCGGTTCGTCGGGACGTCGTGGCCCGCGCGGCGGCGGCCCGTCAGAGGTCGAAGAGCGCCTTGCCGTACCAGTCACCGGGACCGGTCAACCCGGGCGGCACGGCGAACAGCGCGCTGCTGACGTGCGCGACGTACTCGTTCATCAGGTCCGACGATCCCAGCCTGGTCTGCACCACGGAGAACTGTTCGTGGGCGTCGCGCTGGAAGCAGATGAAGAAGAGTCCGGCGTCGAGCAGCCCGGTTCGGCTGTCCTGACCGTCGGTGTAGTTGTAGCCGCGGCGCAGCATCCGGACGCCGCCGTTCTCCTCCGGGGAGGCGAGCCGCGCGTGGGCGGCGACGTCGATCGCCGGGCCGCTGCCGGTGCCGGCCACGGCGGCGAGGTCCAGCGGGGTGAACTCGGTGCCGCCCGACAGCGGGGCGCCGGTCGTCTTGACCCGACCGAAGGTGCGTTCCTGGTCGGCCAGCGGCGCCGCGTCCCAGGACTGGATCTCCATCCGGATCTTGCGGGCCACCAGGTAGCTCCCGCCGACCATCCACGGTTGGTCGGTCGAGGCGTCGACCCAGACGTGCGCGGCGGTGGCCGCGGTGTCGTCGGCGTGGATGTTGTTGGTGCCGTCCTTGAAACCGAACAGGTTGCGCGGGGTGGACTGGCCGGCACCGGTGGACGACGCCCGGCCGAACCCGAGCTGGGACCAGCGCATGGTGGCCACCCCGCGGGCCGCCCGCGCGAAGTTGCGGATCGCGTGGAACACCACCTGCGGGTCGTCCGCGCAGGCCTGCACGCACAGGTCACCGCCGGAGATCTCGGGCCGCAGTACGGAGTCGCCCGGCAGCTGGTCGAGCGGGCGCAACGCCGCGGGCATCTTGGCGGCCAACCCGAACCGCTCGTCGAACATCCCGGGGCCGAAGCCGACCGTGACGGTGAGCGAGTAGGGGCCCAGATCGGAGGCCTCGCCGGTGTCGGGCGGCGGCTGCTCCGGCCGCACGTCACCGGAGCGGACGGGCTGACCGGCGGTGAACCGGGCGGCCATGGCCGCCCAGGTGCCGAGCAGATGGGCCACGGCGACCGGGTCCCCGGTGACCAGGTCGAAGGAGGCGAACATCAGCCGGTCCTGCTGCGCGGTGGTGATACCGGCCTGGTGCTCCCCGTAGAACGGCACGGTGGCCTGGGCGCGCAACGCGTCGAGGTCGGCCAGGGTCAGCGGCGCCGCGGTGGCCACCGGCGACGGACCCCGCAGCGCCGTCGACGCCGCGACACCTGCGGCGGCGCCGGCCGCCGTCAGGGCGGCGCCACCGAGGAAGCGACGGCGGCTGGCGCGGCGGGGATCCGACGCGCCCCCGGCGGTGCCGCCCCCGCCGGCCGGATGACCCACCGGACATCCGGTCGGCTCCGGTCCGGCGGCGGGGGTCGGCGTCCCGTGCTCGCTGGTCATGCTCACATCCTCGTCGGGTGGTGCGGTGGCGCCCCCGGGGAGACGTCCCGCGGGGAACCGGACCGGGTCGGTCAGGCGGTGGCGATCTTGGACGGCACCACCGACAGCGGCTCGATGACCGTCGACAGCGCGTTGGACAGCTCGGTGATCTGGGCGTCGGTGAGGTCGTCGTAGAGGGTGAACCCGCCGACGGCGGCCGGGTCGCGGTGGGTGTCCAGCAGCGCGAGCAGGGTGTCGAACCGGGTGCCGACGTCGGTCACCAGGGCCGGGTCGATCTCGTTCAACGCCGGCTTGAGGGCGGCGAAGGCCTGCAGCGAGCCCTCGACGTTGGCCTGGAAGTCCAACAGGTCGATCTTGGAGTAGAACTCCTCCTCGCCGGTGATCTTGCTGGCCTGCACCTCGCCGAGCAGCGCCACGGCGCCGTTGGCGACCTCGTCGACCAGGTAGCGGTCGCCGTCGGCGGCGTCGGCGCGGGTGTTGGCCGACAGCTCCGCGGTGCGTGACTGCAGCTCACCGATGTCGGTGACGAGGGTGGCGGCGAGCTTCTCCGCACCCACCGTGGTCCCGCCCTCGAACAGCAGCTGCTCGATGGGGTGGAAGCCGGTCCAGGCGGCGGGGTCCCCGACGTCGCCGATGCGCAGGTCGATGGCCGGGTCGAGGTCGCCGAAGGACTCGGCGACGGGCTCGATCCGCTCGTAGTACGGGCGGGCGGCGGCGTAGGCGTTCTGCGCCGCGGTCAGGTCACCGGCGTCGATCGCGGTCTGCAGAGCGGCGACCGCCTCGGTGAGGAACCCGACCTGGGAGTCGATGTAGTCGGCGTAGTCCACGGTGGCCTGCTGCAGCAGCGCGGCGGTGTCCCCGGAGCTCACGGCGGCCTCGCCGGTCACGGTGAACGGCGTCCGGTCGGTGCTCGCGCCCGGGCAGTACAACTCGTAGCTGCCGCCGTCGAGGGTGGCGGTGAAGGTGGCGTCGAAGCCGGGGGCCAGGTTCTCGCGCTCGCCGCGGATGCGCTGGTCCGACAGCAGTTCGACCTCGCTCACGCCGACCGCGTCGACGTTGGTCACGTTGAACGTGACCGCTCCGGCCGGGACCGTGTCGGGGGTGGCGACGCACCCACCGGCGTCGGTGACGGCGACGGCCACCACGGCCTCCCCGGCCGGACCGGTGGCCGCCGGAGCCGCGGACGTCGTGGCGTCGGTACTCGTCGCAGCGGCGGGCGCGGGGGACGCTCCGGACGCGGCGGAACCACACCCGGCGAGCACGACGCCGGCGAGGGCGACGGCGGTGGCGGTACGCAGGCGGGGTGCGCGGCGGCGGGTCGACGTTGCGGAGGACATGGCGGGACTCTTTCTGCAGGGTTCAGGGCGGAGCGGGGCGGCGCCGGGCGCGCGCCCGGGGGGTCAGCGGGTGCCGGCGGGTTCCGGCCGGCGGACCGGCGGCGGTGCGGCCGGCGCGGCGGGTCGGCGGAGCGCGAGCCGCAGGCCGGCGGCGAACAGCACCAGGGCGGCGACGCCGAGCAGGGCGGGGACGACCTGTCCCCAGACCTCGGCCCGCTGCCGGGCGGCGTCACCCGCCGCCGCGGCGGCGAGCCGCCCGGCGGCCACGGCCGGGGTGGCGGCGGTGGTGACGTCGGCGACGACACCGACCGAGACGGAGACCCCGGTGGAGTTGACCACCTGCAGGGAGCGGACCAGCCGCGTCTGCGCGTCGAGCACGACACCGGACGCGGGATCGACGCTCACCGTCACCCGCCAGGAGTCGAGCCAGGTGGCCGGCAGGTCCGCGGAGCTGTCGGCACCGGTCAGGCCGATGGGTAACCGCCCGCCGGTGAGGGCGGTGATGTCGGCGCCGGAGACCGTGACCGGCAGCGCGCCACCGGCGCCCCCGGTCGACGGTGCGGCGGCCTCGTACCGGTTGACGGTCACGCCGTCGACGACGGCGGCGCCGGCCAGCGTCATCGTCACGTCGCCACCGACCGCGAAGGACGCGTCGGAACCGGCGTCGGCGGTCGCGGTGACCGTGGCCTGCAGACTCGCACCGGTGAGCTGCCGCACGGTCACGGCGGTGACCCCGCTGTAGCTGCGGTCGGCGTCCGCGCCGCGGCCGGCGCCGACACCGACCACGTCCAGGTCCACCGCCGAGGTACCGACGGGGCCGGCGGGGACCAGCGCGACGAGGAGCACCGCCACCGCGGCCAGCCCGGCACCGGCACCCAGGACGAGCTTCGCGGCGGCCGGCCGGCGCAGTCGGCGGGTGCGCGGCCACAGCACGATCGCCAGCATCGGCACCACGTAGAGCAGCCAGGCGACGACCTGCACGACGACCGGCTGTGGCTGGACGCCCAGCACCCCACCGAGGAGCGACGCCTGGATCGAGCCCGGCCGCACGAGCCGGCCGAGATCGGCGACCGGCTGCTGGCCGACGGTGAGCCAGGCCGCCTCGTGGGCGGCCTGCAGCGCCGACATCACCAGCCCTCCGGCGACCAGCACCAGCACGACGCCGGTGACGCGGAAGAAGCGGGACAGGTCGAGGCGGGTGCCGCCGCGGTAGACGAGGTATCCGAGCACGACGGCCACGGCCAGGCCCAGCACGACGCCGCCGGCCGCGGCGACCGGCGACACCGCCGCCCCGAACGCCGCCAGCAGGAACACCGAGGTCTCGAAGCCCTCGCGCAGCACGGCCAGGAAGGCCATCGACACCAGCGCCCAGGACGAGCCGCGGGCCAGCGCCCCCGCGGCGGCCGTCTCGAGCTCGCCCTTCAGCCCCCGGGAGTGGCTGTTCATCCACAGGATCATGTAGGTGACCATCACCACGGCGACGACCGCGACGATGCACTCGAGCATCTCCTGCTGGCGCTGCGGCAGGTGCGCGTTGACCGCCGACAATGCGATGCCCCCGGCGAGGCAGATGGCGACGGCGGCGCCGACACCGACCCACATCCGGCGCAGTGCCCGGGAGGCGTCGGCACCCGCGTTGCGACGCAGGAACGCGGCCACGATGCCGACGATGAGGGAGGCCTCGAGGCCTTCGCGCAGCCCGATGACGAACGTGGTGAGCACGGGTTCCCTGCTTCCGCTACGACCGGGGGCATCCGGTCGGGTCGCGCTCCGGCCGGGGCACCCGGGGCCGGTCAGCGGACCTTAGGCAGCCCTAACTGAGCTGAGGCTAACACAACACTGAGCTGAGGCTAACACAACCTTTCACGCCCACCGAGGCCCCGGGAAGGTGGCGCGGACCACCCTGTTGCGGTGTCGCCGGACCCCTGCCGGACCGGGCGATAAGCTCCCGGGAATGACCATCCGGCCCATCGTGATCTGCGGTGAACCCGTCCTGCACCGCCCGACGACCCCGGTGACGGTGTTCGACGACGAGTTGAAGACCTTCGTCGACGACCTGTTCGAGACCAACACCGCCGCGCACGGCGCGGGGCTCGCCGCCAACCAGGTCGGCGACCCCCGGCGGGTGTTCATCTACGACTGCCCCGACGACGAGGGGGTGCGCCACCGCGGGTACGTCGTCAATCCGTCGATCACCACGTCGCCGGTACCGGAGACCATGCCCGACCCGGACGACGACTGGGAGGGCTGCCTGTCGGTGCCCGGCGAGAACTACCCCACGGGCCGGGCGACCTGGGCCAGGGTCACCGGCGTCGACACCGACAACCAGCCCGTCGAGGTCGAGGGCACCGGGTTCTTCGCGCGCTGCCTGCAACACGAGGTCGACCACCTCGACGGCTTCCTCTACACCGACCGCCTCATCGGCCGGCACCTGCGCGCGGCTCGCAAGATGATCAAGGCCAACGGCTGGACCCGACCCGGACTGACCTGGATGCCCGGGGTGGACGAGGACCCGTTCGGCCACTGAGCAGGCGCGACGCCGCCGCCACGGCCGGCACCACCGGACCGGCGATCCGTCGCCGGGACGTCTCGCCGACCGCCGGATCGGTTGCGCCGTCCCGGGTTTGCCCGTGGCCGATCCGGACGGGCGGCCGACCCGTCGGGGGCACGACGATAGGGTTGCGGTCGTGACGGCCACCGAGAGTCCTGCCCGGTCCACCGCGTCGATGGTGGTGGTGGCGAACCGGCTGCCGTTCGACATCGAGAAGCACGCCGACGGGACGACCACCACGCACCAGTCTCCCGGCGGCCTCGTCACCGCCCTCGAACCGATCCTGAGCCGGCGCGCCGGTGCCTGGATCGGCTGGACCGGGACGGCCGACCACGACCTCGAACCCGTCCTCGCCGACCAGCTGACCCTGGAGCCGGTGACGCTCTCGGCCGACGAGGTGCAGCAGTACTACGAGGGCTTCTCCAACGGCACGCTGTGGCCGCTCTACCACGACGCGGTCGCCGGGTCGGAGTTCCACCGGGACTGGTGGGAGCGCTACGTCGAGGTGAACCAGCGCTTCGCCGACCGGGCGGCCGAGGTGGCCGCGCCCGGCGCGACGGTGTGGGTGCACGACTACCAGCTGCAGCTGGTGCCGGCGATGCTGCGCGCGCTGCGCAGCGACGTCCGGATCGGCTTCTTCCTGCACATCCCGTTCCCGCCCGCCGAGCTGTTCAACCGGTTGCCGTGGCGCACCCAGATCATCAGGGGCCTCCTCGGGGCCGACCTCATCGGCTTCCAGCTGCCCGGCGGCGCCCGCAACTTCGCGCGGCTCGCCCGCACGTTGGTGGACGTCACCGGCAAGGGACACCGGCTGTTCTACGAGGGACGCACCGTCCGGGTGGACGCGTTCCCCATCTCCATCGACTCGTCGGCGCTGGCCGACCTGGCCGCCGAGCCGGAGGTGCTGGAGCGGGCCAAGCAGCTGCGCGCCGAGCTGGGCAACCCCCGGCGGATCATCCTCGGCGTCGACCGGCTCGACTACACCAAGGGCATCAACGTCCGGCTGCAGGCGTTCCAGGAGCTGCTCGCCGAGAAGGACCCGTCGGTCGAGGGCACCGTGATGGTGCAGATCGCGACGCCCAGCCGGGAGCGGCTGGAGTCCTACATCCGGATGCGCGAGGAGATCGAGCGCCAGGTCGGGGCGATCAACGGCAACTACGGCCGGATCGGCGCCCCCGCCGTGCACTACCTGCACCAGTCCCTCCCCCGCGAGGACCTGTCGGCGTTCTACGCGGCCGCCGACGTGATGACCGTGACGCCGCTGCGCGACGGGATGAACCTGGTGGCCAAGGAGTACGTCGCGGCCCGGGTGAACGGCGGCGGGGTGCTGCTGCTCAGCGAGTTCACCGGTGCCGCCAAGGAACTCAAGACCGCATTGATGGTCAACCCCTACGACACCGACGGGGTCAAGGAGGCGCTGCGGACGGCGCTGACGATGCCGCCGGCCGAGGCCCGCCGCCGGATGCGCTCGATGCGGCGCCATGTCCTGGTCAACGACGTCGACAAGTGGGCGCGCCGCTACCTCACGGTGCTGGAGGGCCAGCCCGACCAGCTCACCGACGCCGCCGGCCGGTTGCCCGCCGACGTGCTCACGGCCATGCACGACGTCGCGGGCACCACCCGGCTGCTGGTGGCCGTGGACTTCGACGGCACGTTGGCGCCGATCGTCGACGACCCGGCGGCGGCGCGGCCGCTGCCGCGGTCCATGGAGGCACTGCACCAGTTGGCCTCGGTGACCGGCACCGAGGTGTGCGTCATCTCCGGCCGGGCCCGCGCGCTGCTGCCGGAGCTGCTGGACGACGACGTCAGCGACCTGCACCTGGTCGGCAGTCACGGCGCCGAGGGCGTCGACGCCGATGTGGCCGCCGAGGGCACGCTGGAGTTGACCCCGACCGCCCGCAAGCGGCTCGGCGAGCTGCTGCGGTCGCTGCAGCAGATCGCCGCCGAACACCACGGGGTGACGCTGGAGATCAAGCCGACCGGCGTGGCGGTGCACCTGCGCGGCGCCACCGAACGCGCCGCCGCCGCGGTCGCGGCCGAGGTGGAGGACGGCCCGGCCACCTGGCCCGGCGTGCACCTGCTGCGCGGCAAGCAGGTGCTCGAGCTCACCGTCATCTCCACCGACAAGGGCCGGGCCGTGGAGGCGCTGCGCAAGCAGTACCACGCGACCGCGGTGATCTACGTCGGCGACGACATCACCGACGAGAACGCGTTCGGGGCGCTGCGTCCCGGCGATCTCGGGATCAAGGTCGGCGGCGGCACCACGTCGGCCGACGTGCGGGTCGCCGACCCGGGAGCGGTCGCCGACCTGCTCACCGTGCTGACGTCCATCCGGCAACGGGTCAGCCGCCGGCTGGCCGCGAACGCGGCCGACGTCGACGACGAGGACTGACGCCTCCGCGGAGGTCGACCTCCGCCGGCCCCGGGATCGCGGCGGGGCCGTAGCAGCATCTGACCGGCGGGGTCGGACCGGCGACGGTCGCCCGGCGGAGTCTGGCCGGCGACGGTCAGCCGGCGCGGGTTCGTCCGGGGCGGGTCGGGACGGCGCGGGTCGGACCGGCGCGGTGGGGACGGCGACGGTCAGCCGGCGCGGGAGTCGACCCGGGGCAGGTCGGGCCGGCGCGGCTCGGGCCGGCGCGGCTCGGGCCGGCGCGGGTCGGGCCGGCCTGGGTCGGACCGCCGGGGCCGCCTGCGGGGCGTCGGGCCGGCGAGGGGAACCCGGGGGTGGTGTCCGCCCCGGGTGATGCCGGCCGAGGATGACCGGGCCGGCCTTCAGACCGGCGGCGGCCCGTCCGTCCGGTCCGCGCCGGCGTCCCGGGCCCGGTGCCGGTCGGCCTCCCGGCGGGTGTGTCGGCGCGCGAGCCAGAGCGCCGCCAGGCCCAGGACCAGCGCCAGCACGGCGATGACCAGCATCGTCCCCAAGGCCGGCACCCCGGCCGCCACCACCACGGCCCCACCCATCGTCGGTCGCCGCCGCTCAGGTCCGCGGAGCCGCGGTCGTCGAGCCCGGCAGGAACTCCGTCGGCAGCACGACCCGGCGGCCGCCCGGCTGTGGGTTCTTCTCCAGCAGCAGCTGACCGGCGCGGCGCCCCTTCTCCACGAACGGCTGGTGGACCGTGGTGAGGCCGCGGGCCACCGCGTCCTTGACGCCGTCGAAACCGGTGACGGCGACGTCCTGCGGAACCCGCTGGTGTCGCCGCTCGAGCTCCTGCAACACCCCGAACGCCAGCACGTCCGACGTGGTGATGATGGCGGTCAACCCCGAGTCCAGACCGAGCAGCTCGGCGGCCGCCGAGGCACCCGCCTCGACCGAGTTGTCGAACCGTTCGACGACCGGGATCCGGTCCCACGCCACCCCGGCCTCGACGAACGCGCTCCGCAGCCCGGCGAGCCGGTTGCGCTGCGCGTGGTAGCGGGCCCGCAGCTGGCGTTCCAGATCGACGGGACCGTCCCGGTGCGCGCGGCCGAGCCGCATGCAGGCCACCCCGATCCGCCGGTGCCCGAGAGCGAGGAGGTGCTCGGCGACGGCGCGCATCGCCTGCTCGTCGTCGATGCCGACCGAGTCGACGCCGGGGACGACCGGCTGATCGCAGATCACCGTGGGCACGCCGCGGGCCAGCACCGCTTCCAGGTGCGGGTCCTCGTCCGCCATCGCGAAGGCCACGAAGCCGTCGATGGAGGCCGAGGCGACGGCGGCGACGTCCTCGGCGTCGGGATCGGCCGGCACGAGCAGCAGCCCGACCCGGGCCCGGTCACACTCCTCGGTGAGTCCCTCGAGGAACGCGATCGCGACCGGGTCACGCACGGCGTAGGACACCTTGTCCGCCAGCACCAGGCCGATGGCCCCGGCCCGTTTGGTCCGCAGCGACCGCGCGACGGGGTCGGGTCCGGGGTAGCCCAGGGCGCGGGCCGCCTCCAGGATCCGGGTCCGGAGCTGCGCGGACAGCTGTTCGGGCCGGTTGTAGGCGTTGGAGACGGTGGTCCGGGAGATCCCCAGTTCGGCCGCGAGTGACGCCAGGGTCGCGGGCGGCCGCCGCCGGGGTGAACGGTCCATGGCGCCACGCTATCGCCCGGCGGGGCCCGTTCCTGCGGTGAGCCGTTCGGGTGGACCGCCGCGCTTTCGGGTTGGTCCGCGGCCGTCGGGCGCGGAGCTGCGAGAAATCGTTTTCTCGGATCCCTTGGCAACCCGCCCCGGGGCCGCTACCGTGGCCTGGACGGCAGCGGGCTGTGGGCGACGGCACACAGCGCAGGGTGTCCGTGCAGTGCCGCCCCCCGCGTGGGCACCGGGACACCGGACCGCTTTCAACGACGAAGGAGAACCACCCGATGGCCAACGTGACCTACGAGAACGCTTCCCGGATCTACCCGGGCAACCCGCCGGTGAAGGCGGTCAACCGGGTCAACCTCGACATCGCCGACGGCGAGTTCCTCGTCCTCGTCGGCCCGTCGGGCTCCGGCAAGTCCACCGCGCTGCGGATGCTCGCGGGCCTCGAGGAGGTCAACGAGGGCCGCATCCTCATCGGCGGCCGCGACGTCACGAACCTGCCGCCGAAGAACCGCGACATCGCGATGGTGTTCCAGTCCTACGCGCTGTACCCGCACATGTCCGTCGCCGACAACATGGGCTTCGCGCTCAAGCTCCGCGGCGTCGCCAAGGACGAGATCGCCAAGAAGGTCAAGGAGGCCGCCGGCCTGCTCGACCTGGTCCAGTACCTCGACCGCAAGCCCAAGGCCCTCTCCGGTGGTCAGCGTCAGCGCGTCGCGATGGGCCGCGCCATCGTGCGCGAGCCCTCCGTGTTCCTCATGGACGAGCCGCTGTCGAACCTGGACGCGAAGCTGCGCGTCGAGACCCGCGCGAACATCGCCGAGCTGCAGGCCCGCCTGGGCACCACCACCGTCTACGTCACCCATGACCAGGTCGAGGCCATGACCATGGGTCACCGGGTCGCCGTCCTGCAGGCCGGTGGCTTCCTCCAGCAGGTCGACACCCCCCGCAACCTGTACGACCGCCCGGCCAACGTCTTCGTCGCCGGCTTCATGGGCTCTCCCTCGATGAACCTCTGCAAGGCCAGGCTCGTCGAGGGTGGCGTGCAGTTCGGCAGCGAGGTCGTGCCGCTCAAGGCCGAGGTGTGGAACGAGGCCAAGGCCGCGAACCTGACCGAGGTCACCTTCGGCGTCCGTCCCGAGGCCGTCACGCTGTCCTCCGAGGGCATGCCGGTGATCGTCGATCTGGTCGAGGAGCTGGGCGCCGACGCGTTCGTCCACGGCCACACGCCCGACGGCGACCGGATGGTGGTCCGGGCCGACGCCCGCGTGCAACTGACCGGCGGCGCGACCGTCAAGGCGCACGTCACCGACCTGAACAACATCCACGTCTTCCACCCGGAGACGGGCGAGCGTCTGGGTGCGGCCGCCGGACACTGATCCGCGGCGGTCGACCGCGACCACGCCGCCGACCTGACAGGGCCGGGCCCCGGAGCCATCCGGGACCCGGCCCTGTGCCGTTCTCCGGTGTCTCCGGCACCGCACCGGAACGCGGAGTTGCCCCGACCGGCGACCGCCTGATCTAATGGGAACCGTTCCCATTATTGATTGAAGGCTTCCGTGATCCGACTGCGTTCCGCCCTGCCCGCCGCCCTGCTGACCGGCGCGCTGTTCCTCACCGCCTGCGGGTCGTCGTCCGACGAACCCGCCGCGTCGTCCACCTCCGGCGGCGCGGGGACCGCCGCAGCGGCCGGCCTGTCCGTGGTCGCCTCGACGAACGTCTGGGCCTCGGTCGCCCGCGCGGTCGGCGGCGACGCCGTCACCGTCACCTCGGTGCTCGACGACCCCAGCGCCGACCCGCACTCCTTCGAGGCGAGCCCGAAGGTCAAGCTGGCCATGAGCCAGGCCGCCGTGGTCATCGTCAACGGCGGCGGCTACGACGACTGGGCGGTCAGCACCGCCGACTCGCTCGACCCGGTACCGACGATGATCGACGCGACCGAGGCCTCCGGCCTCGACACCTCGGTCGAGGGCTTCAACGAGCACGTCTTCTACGATCTGGACGCGGTGGGCACCGTCGCCGACGCGATTGCCGCCCGGCTCGGTGAGGCCGATCCGGCGCAGGCCGCGACCTTCACCGCCAATGCCGCCACCTTCACCGGCGAGCTGGCCACGCTCGAGGACG is drawn from Nakamurella deserti and contains these coding sequences:
- the efeU gene encoding iron uptake transporter permease EfeU, translating into MLTTFVIGLREGLEASLIVGIVAAFLRRNAGADASRALRRMWVGVGAAVAICLAGGIALSAVNAHLPQRQQEMLECIVAVVAVVMVTYMILWMNSHSRGLKGELETAAAGALARGSSWALVSMAFLAVLREGFETSVFLLAAFGAAVSPVAAAGGVVLGLAVAVVLGYLVYRGGTRLDLSRFFRVTGVVLVLVAGGLVMSALQAAHEAAWLTVGQQPVADLGRLVRPGSIQASLLGGVLGVQPQPVVVQVVAWLLYVVPMLAIVLWPRTRRLRRPAAAKLVLGAGAGLAAVAVLLVALVPAGPVGTSAVDLDVVGVGAGRGADADRSYSGVTAVTVRQLTGASLQATVTATADAGSDASFAVGGDVTMTLAGAAVVDGVTVNRYEAAAPSTGGAGGALPVTVSGADITALTGGRLPIGLTGADSSADLPATWLDSWRVTVSVDPASGVVLDAQTRLVRSLQVVNSTGVSVSVGVVADVTTAATPAVAAGRLAAAAAGDAARQRAEVWGQVVPALLGVAALVLFAAGLRLALRRPAAPAAPPPVRRPEPAGTR
- a CDS encoding LacI family DNA-binding transcriptional regulator; amino-acid sequence: MDRSPRRRPPATLASLAAELGISRTTVSNAYNRPEQLSAQLRTRILEAARALGYPGPDPVARSLRTKRAGAIGLVLADKVSYAVRDPVAIAFLEGLTEECDRARVGLLLVPADPDAEDVAAVASASIDGFVAFAMADEDPHLEAVLARGVPTVICDQPVVPGVDSVGIDDEQAMRAVAEHLLALGHRRIGVACMRLGRAHRDGPVDLERQLRARYHAQRNRLAGLRSAFVEAGVAWDRIPVVERFDNSVEAGASAAAELLGLDSGLTAIITTSDVLAFGVLQELERRHQRVPQDVAVTGFDGVKDAVARGLTTVHQPFVEKGRRAGQLLLEKNPQPGGRRVVLPTEFLPGSTTAAPRT
- a CDS encoding bifunctional alpha,alpha-trehalose-phosphate synthase (UDP-forming)/trehalose-phosphatase, yielding MADPDGRPTRRGHDDRVAVVTATESPARSTASMVVVANRLPFDIEKHADGTTTTHQSPGGLVTALEPILSRRAGAWIGWTGTADHDLEPVLADQLTLEPVTLSADEVQQYYEGFSNGTLWPLYHDAVAGSEFHRDWWERYVEVNQRFADRAAEVAAPGATVWVHDYQLQLVPAMLRALRSDVRIGFFLHIPFPPAELFNRLPWRTQIIRGLLGADLIGFQLPGGARNFARLARTLVDVTGKGHRLFYEGRTVRVDAFPISIDSSALADLAAEPEVLERAKQLRAELGNPRRIILGVDRLDYTKGINVRLQAFQELLAEKDPSVEGTVMVQIATPSRERLESYIRMREEIERQVGAINGNYGRIGAPAVHYLHQSLPREDLSAFYAAADVMTVTPLRDGMNLVAKEYVAARVNGGGVLLLSEFTGAAKELKTALMVNPYDTDGVKEALRTALTMPPAEARRRMRSMRRHVLVNDVDKWARRYLTVLEGQPDQLTDAAGRLPADVLTAMHDVAGTTRLLVAVDFDGTLAPIVDDPAAARPLPRSMEALHQLASVTGTEVCVISGRARALLPELLDDDVSDLHLVGSHGAEGVDADVAAEGTLELTPTARKRLGELLRSLQQIAAEHHGVTLEIKPTGVAVHLRGATERAAAAVAAEVEDGPATWPGVHLLRGKQVLELTVISTDKGRAVEALRKQYHATAVIYVGDDITDENAFGALRPGDLGIKVGGGTTSADVRVADPGAVADLLTVLTSIRQRVSRRLAANAADVDDED
- a CDS encoding peptide deformylase; protein product: MTIRPIVICGEPVLHRPTTPVTVFDDELKTFVDDLFETNTAAHGAGLAANQVGDPRRVFIYDCPDDEGVRHRGYVVNPSITTSPVPETMPDPDDDWEGCLSVPGENYPTGRATWARVTGVDTDNQPVEVEGTGFFARCLQHEVDHLDGFLYTDRLIGRHLRAARKMIKANGWTRPGLTWMPGVDEDPFGH
- a CDS encoding ABC transporter ATP-binding protein, with the translated sequence MANVTYENASRIYPGNPPVKAVNRVNLDIADGEFLVLVGPSGSGKSTALRMLAGLEEVNEGRILIGGRDVTNLPPKNRDIAMVFQSYALYPHMSVADNMGFALKLRGVAKDEIAKKVKEAAGLLDLVQYLDRKPKALSGGQRQRVAMGRAIVREPSVFLMDEPLSNLDAKLRVETRANIAELQARLGTTTVYVTHDQVEAMTMGHRVAVLQAGGFLQQVDTPRNLYDRPANVFVAGFMGSPSMNLCKARLVEGGVQFGSEVVPLKAEVWNEAKAANLTEVTFGVRPEAVTLSSEGMPVIVDLVEELGADAFVHGHTPDGDRMVVRADARVQLTGGATVKAHVTDLNNIHVFHPETGERLGAAAGH
- the efeB gene encoding iron uptake transporter deferrochelatase/peroxidase subunit, coding for MTSEHGTPTPAAGPEPTGCPVGHPAGGGGTAGGASDPRRASRRRFLGGAALTAAGAAAGVAASTALRGPSPVATAAPLTLADLDALRAQATVPFYGEHQAGITTAQQDRLMFASFDLVTGDPVAVAHLLGTWAAMAARFTAGQPVRSGDVRPEQPPPDTGEASDLGPYSLTVTVGFGPGMFDERFGLAAKMPAALRPLDQLPGDSVLRPEISGGDLCVQACADDPQVVFHAIRNFARAARGVATMRWSQLGFGRASSTGAGQSTPRNLFGFKDGTNNIHADDTAATAAHVWVDASTDQPWMVGGSYLVARKIRMEIQSWDAAPLADQERTFGRVKTTGAPLSGGTEFTPLDLAAVAGTGSGPAIDVAAHARLASPEENGGVRMLRRGYNYTDGQDSRTGLLDAGLFFICFQRDAHEQFSVVQTRLGSSDLMNEYVAHVSSALFAVPPGLTGPGDWYGKALFDL
- the efeO gene encoding iron uptake system protein EfeO, encoding MSSATSTRRRAPRLRTATAVALAGVVLAGCGSAASGASPAPAAATSTDATTSAAPAATGPAGEAVVAVAVTDAGGCVATPDTVPAGAVTFNVTNVDAVGVSEVELLSDQRIRGERENLAPGFDATFTATLDGGSYELYCPGASTDRTPFTVTGEAAVSSGDTAALLQQATVDYADYIDSQVGFLTEAVAALQTAIDAGDLTAAQNAYAAARPYYERIEPVAESFGDLDPAIDLRIGDVGDPAAWTGFHPIEQLLFEGGTTVGAEKLAATLVTDIGELQSRTAELSANTRADAADGDRYLVDEVANGAVALLGEVQASKITGEEEFYSKIDLLDFQANVEGSLQAFAALKPALNEIDPALVTDVGTRFDTLLALLDTHRDPAAVGGFTLYDDLTDAQITELSNALSTVIEPLSVVPSKIATA
- a CDS encoding metal ABC transporter solute-binding protein, Zn/Mn family, whose translation is MKASVIRLRSALPAALLTGALFLTACGSSSDEPAASSTSGGAGTAAAAGLSVVASTNVWASVARAVGGDAVTVTSVLDDPSADPHSFEASPKVKLAMSQAAVVIVNGGGYDDWAVSTADSLDPVPTMIDATEASGLDTSVEGFNEHVFYDLDAVGTVADAIAARLGEADPAQAATFTANAATFTGELATLEDEVAALGAQHPGTEVVVTEPVPGYLIQTLGFTDVTPPSFSEAVEAESEVSVKDLADTEALITSKTATLLFNNTQTGGPVTDQLVAAAESAGVGVVGVTETLPAGVDDYLTWMRDNLAEVATALGGSA